A single region of the Lotus japonicus ecotype B-129 chromosome 4, LjGifu_v1.2 genome encodes:
- the LOC130716215 gene encoding protein S40-7-like, translating to MADWGSFLNKSSGSGGGSMRNEDFDEEELWGVKKERDCLIPATRVSKDSSGSSAWLIPTSPRKIPRATSITHANVVQGSSPSVPVDIPDWSKIYGMNGQKGSRNGSLADVGEGVSNKGDCVYGDHYHDDGGDDDDGEDGDKDDMIPPHEWIARKLKRSQISSFSVCEGMGRTLKGRDLSKVRNAVLTKTGFIE from the coding sequence ATGGCAGATTGGGGTAGTTTTCTCAACAAAAGCAGTGGTTCAGGTGGGGGATCAATGAGGAATGAAGattttgatgaagaagaattatggggtgtgaaaaaggAGAGGGATTGTTTAATCCCAGCCACAAGGGTATCCAAGGATTCCTCTGGTTCTTCTGCATGGCTCATACCAACTTCTCCAAGAAAGATTCCAAGGGCTACTAGCATTACACATGCAAATGTGGTTCAAGGGTCCTCGCCCTCGGTACCTGTAGACATTCCTGACTGGTCAAAAATTTATGGGATGAATGGCCAAAAAGGGTCTAGGAATGGTTCATTGGCTGATGTTGGAGAGGGTGTAAGCAACAAGGGAGATTGTGTTTATGGAGATCATTACcatgatgatggtggtgatgatgatgatggtgaggaTGGGGATAAGGATGATATGATTCCTCCCCATGAATGGATTGCAAGGAAACTTAAAAGGAGCCAGATTTCATCTTTTTCTGTTTGTGAAGGGATGGGGAGGACACTTAAAGGGAGAGATCTCAGCAAAGTGAGAAATGCTGTTTTGACCAAAACTGGTTTCATAGAGTAG
- the LOC130713874 gene encoding uncharacterized protein LOC130713874 → MPSNNNNKFSSLSSSLPSNPNPRSSEISNPMRRSFTGNPFSKPSSVIANPRINFPNTPANSPSDFPRRSSVGSIADDKENGKDSILKPAKVRSPAVCSKASKNFMSPTISASIKVNDSPRKKILTERNEPALAPPSSAPASAEPKSQIRKVTFAEPLEEKKVYALFDGFPNFEDDGVYNVPLISKGDSDFHDENVNVNVSVPLIPESHIHTEPIFETVAEDSDCVNLDPTFKLSPMATPPPPPPVSSPATTVAPLDADPLMPPYDPRTNYLSPRPQFLHYRPKPPMDNLEDSFMSGSFSDTEVTEDTQSEVSLKESEDASSDEIVKQEQGEVSEPSPDRILISGKTVEAKEGPKPRFSMRSKAIALVLLLSVAFVAISVTNSPVIDQAMFQDFYGVYESSEFSEFARANFDQFSQFARENYDGLARNLHIWFTKSLTSISELILNVRGANKLVQLQYYNLTALDDFISVHQYPIFAPGENERDAASEIGASEYYVEDISDEHYEVYEEQLQQDMEISTGAENAFDAVESEEALKGQPASMIESEQALQLAEAEILHEMLLAGEVDASFFNVEDASDEEVLKGKSTSMTESEQALQVAEAEILHEMLLAGEVDASFFNVEDASGASDYEGQSTTMVESEQAEAGVEFIVENHPSLNSEAAEIPVEVYGAGNIDTKQGHETDANLGDVDLQQWQDLDSEVAEIQTEPTSIDDAAIEIPQGMVLYMLLCGGTVLIAGAAFNWSRKGKSRSQKVTSCSKEQPMLVKEAHTNKQISPEKPSLRNGPIEMDMLNSEPCPSEMSSFQKSSSYSTRVDKKLNEAHSVEKQPKKSVNRRESLASSSDYSMSPSYGSLTVYEKIPSKGYGDEEIVTPVRRSSRIRSRVTSPL, encoded by the exons ATGCCTTCCAACAACAATAACAAGTTTTCATCACTGTCATCTTCACTGCCATCAAACCCTAATCCAAGAAGTTCAGAAATCAGCAACCCTATGAGAAGGAGTTTCACCGGAAACCCATTCTCCAAACCCTCCTCCGTCATCGCAAACCCTAGAATCAATTTCCCCAACACTCCAGCCAATAGCCCTTCAG ATTTTCCGAGAAGAAGCTCTGTTGGGTCGATCGCGGACGACAAAGAAAACGGGAAAGATTCGATTCTGAAGCCGGCGAAGGTTCGATCACCAGCTGTTTGTTCAAAGGCCTCAAAGAATTTCATGTCTCCAACCATCTCTGCTTCCATCAAGGTCAATGATTCACCCAGGAAGAAGATCCTCACCGAGAGGAATGAGCCTGCTCTTGCTCCTCCTTCTTCCGCTCCCGCCTCCGCGGAACCCAAAAGCCAAATTCGTAAGGTAACTTTTGCTGAGCCCTTGGAGGAGAAAAAAGTTTATGCTTTGTTTGATGGGTTCCCCAATTTTGAGGATGATGGTGTTTACAATGTTCCTTTGATTTCTAAGGGTGATTCTGATTTCCATGATGAgaatgtgaatgtgaatgtgaGTGTTCCTTTGATTCCAGAAAGTCACATTCATACTGAACCCATATTTGAAACTGTTGCTGAAGATTCTGATTGTGTTAACCTTGACCCTACCTTTAAGCTTAGTCCTATGgctactcctcctcctcctcctccagtTTCATCCCCAGCTACCACTGTAGCTCCTCTTGATGCTGATCCCTTGATGCCCCCTTATGATCCTAGAACAAACTACCTCTCCCCTCGGCCACAGTTTCTTCATTACAGACCAAAACCACCTATGGACAATTTGGAGGATAGCTTCATGTCTGGAAGCTTTTCAGATACTGAAGTTACAGAGGACACTCAGTCTGAAGTCTCACTGAAGGAATCAGAGGATGCTTCTTCAGATGAAATTGTGAAGCAAGAACAGGGTGAAGTTTCTGAACCAAGTCCTGATAGGATTCTCATTTCTGGGAAAACTGTTGAAGCAAAAGAGGGGCCTAAACCACGTTTCTCTATGAGGTCTAAGGCCATTGCTTTGGTTTTGCTCCTCTCAGTTGCTTTTGTGGCAATCTCAGTCACAAATTCACCTGTGATTGACCAAGCCATGTTTCAAGACTTTTATGGGGTTTATGAATCCtctgaattttcagagtttgcaAGGGCTAACTTTGATCAATTCTCCCAGTTTGCAAGAGAAAACTATGATGGGTTAGCTCGGAATCTACACATTTGGTTTACCAAATCGTTGACTTCAATTTCTGAGTTGATTTTAAATGTTAGAGGAGCAAACAAATTGGTCCAGTTACAATATTATAACTTGACTGCTTTGGACGATTTTATCTCGGTTCATCAGTACCCTATATTTGCTCCTGGTGAAAATGAAAGGGATGCTGCCTCAGAGATTGGTGCAAGTGAGTATTATGTTGAAGATATTTCAGATGAGCATTATGAAGTATATGAAGAACAACTTCAGCAAGATATGGAAATATCTACTGGAGCTGAAAATGCTTTTGATGCTGTAGAATCTGAGGAAGCACTGAAGGGTCAACCAGCCTCTATGATAGAATCAGAGCAGGCTTTGCAACTGGCTGAAGCAGAGATTTTACATGAAATGTTGTTGGCGGGAGAAGTTGATGCTAGCTTCTTCAATGTTGAAGATGCTTCAGATGAGGAAGTGCTCAAGGGCAAGTCTACCTCTATGACAGAATCAGAGCAGGCTTTGCAAGTGGCTGAAGCAGAGATTTTACATGAAATGTTGTTGGCTGGAGAAGTTGATGCTAGCTTCTTCAATGTTGAAGATGCTTCAGGTGCCTCAGATTACGAAGGCCAGTCTACCACTATGGTAGAGTCAGAGCAGGCTGAAGCAGGAGTTGAATTCATTGTTGAAAATCATCCAAGTTTGAATTCAGAGGCTGCTGAAATCCCAGTGGAGGTGTATGGAGCAGGCAACATAGACACAAAGCAGGGACATGAAACTGATGCTAACTTAGGTGATGTAGATCTCCAGCAATGGCAAGATCTGGATTCAGAGGTTGCTGAAATTCAAACTGAACCAACCAGCATAGATGATGCTGCAATTGAAATTCCTCAAGGCATGGTGTTATACATGCTGCTCTGTGGAGGTACAGTTTTAATTGCAGGTGCTGCTTTCAACTGGTCAAGGAAAGGTAAAagcagaagccaaaaagtcactAGCTGCTCTAAAGAGCAACCTATGCTTGTTAAGGAAGCACATACCAACAAGCAGATTTCTCCAGAGAAGCCATCTCTGAGGAATGGCCCCATAGAAATGGACATGCTTAATTCAGAGCCATGCCCTTCAGAAATGAGCAGCTTTCAGAAAAGCTCATCTTACAGCACAAGAGTTGATAAGAAATTGAATGAAGCTCACAGCGTGGAGAAGCAGCCCAAGAAGAGTGTTAACAGGAGAGAGTCTTTGGCCTCTTCATCAGACTATTCCATGTCACCCTCCTATGGAAGCTTAACAGTGTACGAGAAAATTCCAAGCAAA GGATATGGAGATGAGGAGATAGTTACTCCTGTTAGGCGTTCAAGTAGGATTAGAAGTCGAGTCACTTCTCCTTTGTAA
- the LOC130709922 gene encoding uncharacterized protein LOC130709922 produces MAAASLSSATVTATAAFIDTNLDTHLAVDVFDHDTASDLKKRIESEHRSCFPEFGHIHVHGIKVKRKGYSYQLADSMCVRNAFSGFKKSWYISVQVSALGDQLIPHGSPNQVVCHGVAENALVCHADNSASKRVSSLDNLQLLQSENKLDEGGGIHNVRPCVSEQTGEGDVKNLEKSAGNNEDGIPVHGSIPEAEERGFVNHEVLPSSSGTGIKDVCDVREDDLSISVPSSKTKQKRKRTREDAVPGDNSKDNDELPNLHIECAVVGSNKGIKEDSIELDEGMCKTAPATKKRKKSKRKKEDTVQYENEDNIASVDTPPSMNNSQVPLLEKKLDRNEEVPVVGKVVKNLEIDVKSSGNNDPGISLTSSLPEAQVNCCVNHELPNSHIECAVDGSDKGIKEDSIVPDEGMCKTAPATKKRKKSKRKKEDTVQYENEDNMTSSMNNSQVPLLEKKQDENEEVPVVGKVVKNLQIDVKSSGNNDLGISLTSSLPETRDNCCVNHELPNSHIECAVDGPNKGIKEDSIVPDEGMCTTAPATKKRKKSKRKKEDTVQYENEDNIASVDNPPSRSSKKTSSMNNSHVPLLVKKQDENEEVPVVGKVVKNLEIDVKSSGNNDPGISLTSSLPETRDSCCVNHELPNSHIECAVDGSNKGIKEDSIVPDDGICKTALATKKRHKSKREKEDTVQGDNSKDNIASVDNPPRSPSSMNNSQVPLLEKKQDENEEVPVVGNVVKKLEIDVKSSGNNDPDISFTRSLPETRDNCCVNHELPNSHIECVVDGSNKGIKEGSVVPDEGMCKTPPATKKRQKSKREKEDTVQGDNTKDNITSVDNPLSSPPQRASSLKNFHMPQLENKQTVGAEEECDVPKIHPDKKVHKVHKTRQDAKMSSPSDSAMSSVKVNSKPRKSASGESMDLDKRREHLLISNSKLESSNKMVKDKAGKASGNNVWGVVSNIQQRKSLLAGGIFKDDNSWTSQDEADNSDVSTRTRSDNSLMSDSSDGDSSSDLDSQHGAYGGDRMENGGGPSLKASLSSTKGMPIELLLKSSSMFKKAKIRTSQLDETESQPEFVPDSLAD; encoded by the exons ATGGCGGCGGCGTCGCTGAGTTCTGCCACCGTCACCGCCACCGCCGCCTTCATCGACACCAACCTCGATACACACTTGGCAGTCGACGTTTTTGACCACGACACCGCCTCCGACCTCAAAA AGAGAATCGAGTCAGAACACCGTTCATGCTTTCCGGAATTTGGGCACATACATGTTCATGGGATTAAG GTTAAGCGCAAGGGGTACTCTTATCAGCTAGCAGATTCCATGTGTGTGAGAAATGCCTTTAGTGGTTTCAAAAAGAGCTGGTACATTAGTGTTCAGGTTTCTGCATTAGGGGATCAATTGATTCCTCATGGTTCTCCTAACCAGGTGGTGTGTCATGGCGTTGCGGAAAATGCTTTAGTCTGTCATGCTGATAATTCTGCGTCCAAAAGGGTGTCTAGCCTTGATAATTTGCAGTTGCTTCAGTCAGAGAACAAGCTGGATGAGGGTGGAGGAATTCATAATGTCAGACCCTGTGTTTCAGAACAGACTGGCGAAGGAGATGTAAAAAATTTGGAGAAATCAGCTGGCAATAATGAAGATGGTATTCCAGTGCATGGTTCGATTCCAGAGGCAGAGGAGCGTGGCTTTGTAAATCATGAAGTTCTTCCAAGTTCTTCCGGTACAGGCATTAAGGATGTTTGCGACGTACGTGAGGATGATCTGTCAATATCTGTGCCAAGTTCAAAGACAAAACAGAAGCGCAAAAGGACAAGAGAAGATGCAGTACCTGGTGATAATTCAAAAGATAATGATGAGCTTCCAAATTTGCATATTGAATGTGCTGTAGTTGGATCCAATAAAGGCATTAAGGAGGATTCTATTGAACTTGATGAAGGGATGTGTAAAACTGCTCCAgctacaaagaaaagaaaaaaaagtaaaaggaaaaaagaggaCACAGTGCAGTATGAAAATGAAGATAATATTGCCTCTGTTGATACTCCTCCCAGTATGAACAATTCACAGGTGCCTCTGTTGGAGAAAAAGCTGGatagaaatgaagaagttccgGTTGTTGGAAAAGTTGTCAAAAATTTGGAGATTGATGTAAAATCCTCTGGCAACAATGATCCTGGCATTTCATTAACCAGTTCACTTCCTGAGGCACAGGTCAATTGCTGCGTAAATCATGAGCTTCCAAATTCACATATTGAATGTGCTGTAGATGGATCCGATAAAGGCATTAAGGAGGATTCTATTGTACCTGATGAAGGGATGTGTAAAACTGCTCCAgctacaaagaaaagaaaaaaaagtaaaaggaaaaaagaggaCACAGTGCAGTATGAAAATGAAGATAACATGACATCCAGTATGAACAATTCACAGGTGCCTCTGTTGGAGAAAAAACaggatgaaaatgaagaagttccGGTTGTTGGAAAAGTTGTCAAAAATTTGCAGATTGATGTAAAATCCTCTGGCAACAATGATCTTGGCATTTCATTAACCAGCTCACTTCCTGAGACACGGGACAATTGCTGCGTAAATCATGAGCTTCCAAATTCACATATTGAATGTGCTGTAGATGGACCCAATAAAGGCATTAAGGAGGATTCTATTGTACCTGATGAAGGGATGTGTACAACTGCTCCAgctacaaagaaaagaaaaaaaagtaaaaggaaaaaagaggaCACAGTGCAGTATGAAAATGAAGATAACATTGCCTCTGTTGATAATCCTCCCAGTAGATCATCCAAAAAGACATCTAGTATGAACAATTCACATGTGCCTCTGTTGGTGAAAAAGCAGGACGAAAATGAAGAAGTTCCGGTTGTTGGAAAAGTTGTCAAAAATTTGGAGATTGATGTAAAATCCTCTGGCAACAATGATCCTGGTATTTCATTAACCAGCTCACTTCCTGAGACACGGGACAGTTGCTGCGTAAATCATGAGCTTCCAAATTCACATATTGAATGTGCTGTAGATGGATCCAATAAAGGCATCAAAGAGGATTCTATTGTACCTGATGACGGGATTTGTAAAACTGCTCTAGCTACAAAGAAAAGACATAAAAGTAAAAGGGAAAAAGAGGACACAGTGCAGGGTGATAATTCAAAAGATAACATTGCCTCTGTTGATAATCCTCCCAGAAGTCCATCCAGTATGAACAATTCACAAGTGCCTCTGTTGGAGAAAAAACaggatgaaaatgaagaagttccGGTTGTTGGAAATGTTGTAAAAAAATTGGAGATTGATGTAAAATCCTCTGGCAACAATGATCCTGACATTTCATTCACCCGCTCACTACCTGAGACTCGGGACAATTGCTGCGTAAATCATGAGCTTCCAAATTCACATATTGAATGTGTTGTAGATGGATCCAATAAAGGCATTAAGGAGGGTTCTGTTGTACCTGATGAAGGGATGTGTAAAACTCCACCAGCTACAAAGAAAAGACAAAAAAGTAAAAGGGAAAAAGAGGACACAGTGCAGGGTGATAATACAAAAGATAACATTACTTCTGTTGATAATCCTCTCAGCAGTCCACCCCAAAGGGCATCCAGTTTAAAAAATTTCCACATGCCTCAATTGGAGAACAAACAAACTGTGGGAGCTGAGGAAGAATGTGATGTACCCAAGATTCACCCTGATAAGAAGGTACATAAGGTACACAAGACAAGACAAGATGCAAAGATGTCTAGTCCGTCCGACAGTGCCATGTCCTCAGTCAAAGTAAATAGCAAACCTCGTAAGAGTGCTTCTGGGGAAAGTATGGATTTGGACAAACGAAGAGAACACTTGCTTATATCAAACTCAAAGTTGGAAAGTTCGAACAAAATGGTTAAAGACAAAGCAGGAAAGGCTTCTGGGAATAATGTTTGGGGAGTTGTGAGTAACATACAGCAGAGGAAGAGCTTATTAGCTGGAGGAATTTTCAAGGATGATAATAGCTGGACCTCCCAAGATGAAGCTGATAATTCTGATGTCAGCACTAGAACTCGATCAGATAATTCACTCATGTCTGATTCCTCAGATGGGGATAGCAGCTCAGATCTGGATTCACAACATG GAGCGTATGGTGGGGATAGGATGGAAAATGGTGGAGGACCTTCCTTAAAAGCAAG TTTGTCAAgcacaaaaggcatgccaattGAGTTGCTTCTTAAAAGCTCAAGCATGTTCAAGAAGGCTAAAATAAGAACGTCTCAATTGGATGAAACCGAATCCCAGCCGGAGTTTGTTCCAGACAGCCTTGCTGACTAG
- the LOC130710695 gene encoding starch synthase 3, chloroplastic/amyloplastic-like, whose amino-acid sequence MEMSLQLQLNCKTTFAANRGLFFPPTAHRHQLCLPWRHEINAGCWGSFSITAGADFSRRRRKKAYNARPGGHTPKGFVPRPRIGSSNHKRGKKSTGVEGDSFSQTVHVISQGSKKTVDGNTDTDREEGVVVVEFPQEKKFEVVDANDETHEEGGQFPLLNETMSVSQNGNIFIIGEEGETVRETNADTDDEVTGETIVQETNADTDDERNKEAEASRLLRLELEANLRRQEIETIAVENFSKGNKLFVYPPVVKPDQDIEVFLNRSLSTLNNEPNVLIKGAFNDWRWKSFTIRLNKTTLNGDWWSCQVYIPNGAYKVDFVFFNGQNAYDNNDRKDFSISVDSGMDALSFEDFLVEEKRRELEKLALEQAERERQEEEKRQMEAEKAAEEEDRSLARVETERKRDKLQQLLNKAVKFMDNVWYIEHGEFNGKDSVRLYYNRSSGPLSNSKEVWIHGGHNKWKDGLTIVERLVKSGSKDADWWHADVVLPYQALVLDWVFADGPPHNASVYDNNHSEDFHAIVTKATDKEYWTREEQLIYRKLQEHRRLREKAMREKGEKTARMKVERKEKTLKRYLLSQKDIVFTEPLGIQAGRIVTIYYNPCKTNLNGKQEVWFRYSFNRWTHCNGPFPPQRMYPAENGTLVKTSVKVPLDAYMMDFVFSDKECGGVFDNNYGVDYHRPVFGGTLKEPPMHIVHIAVEMAPIAKVGGLGDVVTSLSRAVQDLNHKVHIVLPKYDCLSFSNIKDFQYHKNYFWGGTEIKVWHGKVEGLSVFFLEPQNGFFNAGCVYGCGNDAERFGFFSHAALEFLHQNGYNPDIIHCHDWTSAPVTWLFKEQYIRYGLSKARLVFTIHNLEFGADIIGKAMAHTHKATTVSHTYSVEVAGNPAIAPHLHKFCGIINGIDPDIWDPYNDKFIPVSYTSENVVEGKRAAKEALQHKLGLKRSDVPLVGIISRLTNQKGIHLIMHAIWRALECGVQVVLLGSAPDPRIQGDFENMANQLHSLHNDRARLCLAYDEPLSHLIYAGSDFILVPSIFEPCGLTQLVAMRYGSIPIVRRTGGLYDTVFDVNHDKGRAEVQGLEPNGFSFEGADTAGVDYALNKALSACYRRDWFNTLRKTVMEQDWSWNRPALDYLELYHAAHKSA is encoded by the exons ATGGAGATGTCGTTGCAACTGCAACTCAACTGCAAAACCACATTCGCCGCCAATAGAGGGTTGTTCTTCCCTCCAACTGCCCACCGCCACCAACTA TGTTTACCATGGCGGCATGAAATCAATGCAGGTTGTTGGGGTTCGTTTTCCATCACCGCCGGCGCAG ATTTTTCACGTAGGAGACGGAAGAAGGCCTACAATGCGAGGCCCGGGGGTCATACTCCCAAGGGTTTTGTTCCGAGACCACGCATTGGATCAAGCAACCACAAGAGGGGTAAAAAAAGCACTGGTGTTGAGGGTGATTCGTTTTCTCAAACAGTTCATGTGATTTCACAGGGTAGCAAAAAAACGGTTGATGGCAATACTGATACTGACCGAGAGGAGGGGGTGGTTGTGGTTGAATTTCCTCAGGAGAAGAAATTTGAAGTAGTGGATGCTAATGATGAAACTCATGAGGAGGGTGGTCAATTTCCATTGTTGAACGAGACAATGAGTGTTTCTCAAAATGGAAACATTTTTATAATTGGCGAGGAGGGTGAAACTGTTAGGGAAACAAATGCTGACACTGATGATGAAGTGACTGGGGAAACAATTGTGCAGGAGACAAATGCTGATACTGATGATGAAAGAAATAAAGAAGCCGAAGCCTCTCGGCTGTTGAGGTTAGAGTTGGAAGCAAATTTACGCAGACAAGAAATAGAGACGATTGCAGTGGAAAACTTTTCAAAAGGGAACAAGCTGTTTGTGTATCCTCCTGTGGTTAAACCTGATCAAGATATAGAAGTGTTCCTTAATAGGAGCCTTTCAACTCTAAATAATGAGCCAAACGTTCTGATTAAGGGGGCATTTAATGATTGGAGGTGGAAATCTTTTACCATCAGGTTAAACAAAACAACTCTTAATGGTGATTGGTGGTCTTGTCAAGTATATATTCCAAATGGAGCCTATAAAGTGGACTTTGTGTTCTTCAATGGGCAAAATGCCTATGACAATAATGACAGGAAGGATTTTTCCATCTCTGTTGACAGTGGAATGGATGCACTTTCATTTGAAGATTTCTTGGTCGAGGAAAAGCGTAGAGAATTAGAAAAACTTGCCTTGGAGCAAGCTGAAAGGGAAAGAcaggaagaagagaaaaggcAAATGGAAGCAGAGAAAGCTGCAGAAGAAGAGGATAGGTCGCTGGCTAGGGTGGAgacagaaagaaagagagataaATTGCAGCAATTGCTGAACAAAGCGGTAAAATTCATGGACAATGTTTGGTATATAGAACATGGTGAATTTAATGGCAAAGACTCTGTCAGATTATATTATAACAGAAGCTCAGGTCCTCTTTCAAATTCTAAGGAAGTATGGATTCATGGGGGGCACAATAAGTGGAAGGATGGATTAACAATTGTTGAAAGGCTTGTCAAATCTGGTTCAAAAGATGCTGATTGGTGGCATGCTGATG TTGTCCTACCTTACCAAGCCCTTGTCCTGGATTGGGTCTTTGCTGATGGCCCACCTCACAATGCAAGTGTGTATGACAACAACCATTCTGAAGACTTCCATGCTATTGTCACAAAGGCTACTGATAAAGAGTATTGGACCAGGGAAGAGCAGCTGATATACAGAAAACTCCAGGAGCATAGGAGGTTAAGAGAGAAAGCTATGCGTGAGAAG GGTGAAAAAACAGCACGTATGAAagttgaaagaaaggaaaaaacttTGAAGAGATATCTGCTTTCTCAAAAGGATATTGTCTTCACTGAGCCGCTTGGTATTCAAGCAGGGAGGATAGTGACAATATATTATAACCCCTGCAAAACAAATCTGAATGGAAAACAGGAGGTTTGGTTTAGATATTCATTCAATCGCTGGACTCATTGTAATGGTCCATTCCCACCTCAGAGAATGTATCCTGCTGAGAATGGTACTCTCGTCAAAACCTCTG TAAAGGTTCCACTGGATGCATACATGATGGATTTTGTATTCTCTGACAAGGAATGTGGAGGAGTTTTTGACAATAATTATGGAGTGGATTATCACAGACCTGTTTTTGGAGGTACATTGAAGGAACCACCTATGCATATCGTCCATATTGCTGTTGAGATGGCCCCGATTGCAAAG GTTGGGGGTCTCGGCGATGTTGTTACCAGTCTATCCCGAGCTGTTCAGGATTTAAATCACAAAGTGCACATTGTTCTTCCAAAGTATGACTGTTTGAGTTTTAGCAAT ATAAAAGATTTTCAATATCATAAAAACTATTTCTGGGGTGGGACTGAAATAAAAGTATGGCATGGAAAGGTGGAAGGTCTCTCTGTCTTTTTTTTGGAGCCTCAAAATGG ATTCTTTAATGCTGGCTGTGTGTATGGTTGTGGAAATGACGCCGAGAGATTTGGTTTTTTTAGTCATGCTGCTCTTGAATTTCTACATCAAAATGGATATAATCCT GATATCATCCACTGCCATGATTGGACGAGTGCACCGGTTACATGGCTATTTAAAGAACAGTATATACGTTATGGTCTAAGCAAAGCGCGGCTTGTGTTTACAATTCATAATCTTGAATTTGGAGCTGACATCATTGGAAAAGCTATGGCACACACACACAAGGCTACAACT GTCTCCCACACTTATTCTGTGGAGGTTGCTGGGAATCCGGCAATTGCTCCTCATCTTCACAAGTTCTGTGGTATAATAAATGGAATTGACCCAGATATATGGGACCCTTATAATGATAAGTTCATTCCT GTATCATACACATCAGAAAATGTtgttgaaggaaaaagagctgcCAAGGAAGCCTTGCAACATAAGCTTGGTCTGAAAAGATCTGATGTTCCTTTAGTGGGAATTATTTCTCGATTGACTAATCAGAAAGGAATCCATCTCATCATGCATGCTATTTGGCGCGCCCTAGAGTGTGGTGTACAG GTTGTATTACTTGGTTCAGCTCCAGATCCTCGTATCCAAGGTGATTTTGAGAATATGGCCAATCAATTGCATTCTCTTCATAATGACCGTGCTAGACTCTGTCTTGCGTATGATGAGCCCCTATCACACTTG ATATATGCCGGTTCTGATTTCATTCTAGTTCCTTCAATCTTTGAGCCATGTGGTCTTACCCAACTCGTAGCAATGAGATATGGTTCAATACCAATTGTTCGAAGAACTGGAG GACTTTATGATACTGTATTTGACGTTAATCATGATAAGGGAAGAGCAGAAGTACAGGGTCTTGAGCCAAATGGGTTTAGTTTTGAGGGAGCTGATACTGCTGGTGTTGACTATGCTCTGAACAA GGCACTATCGGCATGTTATCGCCGTGATTGGTTTAACACTTTACGCAAGACAGTGATGGAGCAAGACTGGTCTTGGAACCGGCCTGCTCTTGATTATCTGGAGCTTTACCATGCTGCACACAAGTCAGCATGA